Proteins found in one Planktothrix serta PCC 8927 genomic segment:
- a CDS encoding class I SAM-dependent DNA methyltransferase: MTHTLTNINSFIDYARTLKGDEKGEAQVFCDRLFQAFGHQGYKQAGAELEYRIKAKGKTTKFADLLWRPRLLLEMKKRGEKLEKYYQQAFEYWLELVPQRPKYVVLCNFDEFWIYDFDLQLREPVDRVSLEELPDRFTAFNFLFPENKQPVFNNNKIDVTRNAANKVAQVFNRLVERGETVETAQRFILQCVVALFAEDIDLLPRGLFTEFLTNCQTNRFSSYDLIGGLFRQMGSDRPAPQNSHYHNVPYFNGGIFSTIEPIHLTRSEIDLLLEAATERWSKVEPAIFGGLFESSMGKEERHALGAHYTSEADIQKVVLPTIIRPWRERIEAANTLKDLLALRQELINFKVLDPACGSGNFLYVAYREIKRLEAQLLTKIHQNFTRAANTIGTMSLVKTSQFYGIDIKPFAVELAKITLMLAKKLALDEENKSLNGVQMNLALDMDQALPLDNLDQNIRCDDALFCDWIKADTIIGNPPYQSKNKMQQEYGAAYVHRLREKYPKIPGRADFCVYWFRRAHDELKPNGRAGLVGTNTIRQNYSREGGLDYIVGNGGTITEAISTQVWSGDAVVHVSIVNWIKGEQQGKKKLFTQFGDDQNSSWEIAELDTINSALSAKLDVTQAKKLSINANSEACYQGQTHGHEGFLLSYNQAQMMLRDPLTKAVIYPYLTGDELLSHPHSLPSRYAIDLNNCQDIFAAMQYGKAFEHIKLYVMPAMQANAEKEKQETNRETGPRQSHFQRWWKFWRGRPEMLNKISKITRYIVCARVTKRPIFEFIHNNIHPNDALQVFSLNDDYSFGILQSGIHWSWFMARCSTLKGDFRYTSNTVFDSFPFPQSPTLTQVKKVAASAVKLRQLRRKVMTKNQWSLRELYRTLDLPGDHLLRKVQAELDTAVGEAYGIKPKDDPLKLLLELNFEIANRESQGLSVVAPGLPPIVNNAEEFITEDCVRMPE, encoded by the coding sequence ATGACCCATACACTAACTAATATTAACTCCTTTATTGACTACGCCCGAACTTTGAAAGGTGACGAAAAAGGGGAGGCGCAAGTATTTTGCGATCGCCTGTTTCAAGCATTTGGTCATCAAGGTTATAAACAAGCCGGAGCAGAACTAGAATATCGGATAAAAGCCAAAGGGAAAACCACAAAATTTGCTGATTTATTGTGGCGACCTCGATTATTATTAGAAATGAAAAAACGAGGAGAAAAACTAGAAAAATACTATCAACAAGCTTTTGAATATTGGTTAGAATTAGTGCCCCAACGTCCTAAATATGTAGTGCTTTGTAATTTTGATGAATTTTGGATTTATGATTTTGATCTTCAGCTTAGGGAACCTGTAGATCGGGTAAGTTTGGAAGAATTACCGGATCGTTTTACTGCTTTTAACTTTCTGTTTCCCGAAAATAAACAGCCTGTATTTAATAATAATAAAATTGATGTAACTCGAAATGCTGCTAATAAAGTAGCTCAAGTTTTTAATCGTTTAGTAGAGCGAGGGGAAACAGTAGAAACGGCTCAACGGTTTATTCTTCAGTGTGTAGTCGCTTTGTTTGCTGAAGATATTGATTTACTTCCCAGAGGTTTATTCACTGAATTTTTAACAAATTGCCAAACCAATCGATTTAGTTCTTATGATTTAATTGGGGGTTTATTTCGACAGATGGGAAGCGATCGCCCGGCTCCTCAAAACAGTCACTATCATAATGTACCCTATTTTAATGGGGGAATTTTCTCAACAATTGAACCCATACACCTTACCCGAAGCGAAATTGACTTATTATTAGAAGCAGCAACAGAACGCTGGTCAAAAGTAGAACCTGCGATTTTTGGCGGGTTATTTGAGTCTAGTATGGGTAAAGAAGAACGTCATGCGTTAGGTGCTCACTACACCAGCGAAGCCGATATTCAAAAAGTAGTTTTGCCGACGATTATCCGCCCTTGGCGAGAACGAATTGAAGCCGCCAATACCTTAAAAGACTTACTGGCACTTCGACAAGAATTAATTAATTTTAAAGTTCTTGATCCCGCTTGTGGGAGTGGTAACTTTCTGTATGTTGCTTATCGAGAAATCAAGCGACTAGAAGCCCAATTACTCACTAAGATTCATCAAAACTTTACCCGTGCTGCTAATACGATTGGTACGATGTCGTTAGTAAAAACTAGCCAATTTTATGGTATTGATATTAAACCCTTTGCAGTGGAATTAGCCAAAATCACCTTAATGTTGGCTAAAAAATTAGCCCTGGATGAAGAAAATAAGTCCCTTAATGGGGTGCAGATGAACTTAGCATTAGACATGGATCAAGCGTTACCTCTTGATAATTTAGATCAAAATATTCGCTGTGATGATGCTTTATTTTGTGATTGGATAAAAGCGGATACAATTATTGGCAATCCACCCTATCAATCGAAAAATAAAATGCAGCAGGAATATGGTGCTGCTTATGTACACCGACTCCGAGAAAAATATCCTAAAATACCAGGAAGGGCTGATTTTTGTGTCTATTGGTTTCGCCGCGCCCATGATGAATTAAAACCTAATGGACGCGCCGGACTTGTTGGTACAAATACCATCCGACAAAATTATTCTCGTGAAGGCGGTTTAGATTATATTGTGGGCAATGGTGGCACAATTACTGAAGCAATTTCTACTCAAGTTTGGTCAGGGGATGCGGTAGTTCATGTTTCTATTGTTAACTGGATTAAAGGCGAACAACAGGGCAAAAAGAAACTTTTTACTCAATTTGGAGATGATCAAAATAGCTCTTGGGAAATTGCCGAATTAGATACAATCAATTCCGCTTTGTCTGCAAAACTTGATGTGACTCAAGCTAAAAAGTTATCAATTAATGCTAATTCAGAAGCTTGTTATCAAGGGCAAACCCACGGACATGAGGGATTTTTATTGAGTTATAATCAAGCTCAAATGATGTTAAGAGATCCTTTAACTAAAGCTGTAATTTACCCTTATTTAACAGGAGATGAACTTCTAAGTCATCCCCACAGTTTGCCTTCTCGATACGCAATTGATCTAAATAACTGTCAAGATATTTTTGCAGCAATGCAGTATGGAAAAGCGTTTGAGCATATCAAACTTTATGTGATGCCAGCAATGCAAGCTAATGCTGAGAAAGAAAAACAGGAAACAAATAGAGAAACAGGCCCGCGTCAGTCTCATTTTCAGCGATGGTGGAAATTTTGGAGAGGACGGCCTGAGATGCTGAATAAAATTTCTAAAATTACTCGATATATTGTTTGTGCAAGAGTCACTAAACGCCCAATTTTTGAATTTATTCATAACAACATTCATCCGAATGATGCTTTGCAAGTATTTTCCTTAAATGATGATTACTCATTTGGTATTCTTCAATCTGGAATTCATTGGTCTTGGTTTATGGCGCGTTGTTCAACTTTAAAGGGCGATTTTCGCTACACATCTAACACAGTTTTTGATTCTTTCCCGTTTCCTCAATCCCCAACATTAACACAGGTTAAAAAAGTAGCTGCATCAGCCGTGAAATTACGACAATTACGACGTAAAGTGATGACAAAAAATCAGTGGAGTTTAAGAGAACTCTATCGCACTTTGGATTTACCCGGAGATCATCTCCTCCGCAAAGTTCAAGCCGAACTCGATACAGCCGTGGGAGAAGCTTATGGAATAAAACCAAAAGATGACCCCTTAAAGTTGCTATTAGAAT